A single region of the Vicia villosa cultivar HV-30 ecotype Madison, WI linkage group LG4, Vvil1.0, whole genome shotgun sequence genome encodes:
- the LOC131599288 gene encoding cytochrome P450 714A1-like: MEVEYQWVMGKLWWTIGLIVISSVVILVEKVLLKPRRIRSVIEKQGINGPKPCFPYGNISEMQQIRPQASASSDPYQEWIHSLFPYFQTWKQRYGSIYLYSTGLKQHLYVGKPELIKDINLHTSLDLGRPSYLSKPLMPMLGNGILRANGQLWSFQRNLIVPEFFMSKIKNMIDIMEESTITIIKKWESCISENAEKIAEIVIEVDLKILTEDIISKACFGSDYTQGKQIFSKLKDMQAALSKPSILFGFLNLSFFQTKESKEMWKLKKEVDELVINIVHNREIQNRENNINEKRSDLLQKILEGASNDVGQNKNPIIIDLCKNIYFAGSESTALAISWTLLMLALHPEWQQRVRSEILDTFDNSSPCFFDDSSKLPKLKVLTTVIQESLRLYGPGVFATREVLADMKLGDFVLPKGIFTWLFIPSLHRDTDNWGPDATTFKPERFDNGVSAACKYPQAYIPFGLGSRSCLGQNFAITQMKIILSLLIYNFSFEVSPNYRHFPVYNMLLMPKYGLKLLVSKVDSSGK; the protein is encoded by the exons ATGGAAGTTGAATACCAGTGGGTGATGGGAAAGTTATGGTGGACAATTGGGTTGATAGTGATAAGCAGTGTTGTGATATTGGTGGAGAAAGTGTTGTTGAAGCCAAGAAGGATTCGGTCAGTGATTGAAAAACAAGGTATCAATGGACCAAAGCCATGTTTTCCCTATGGCAATATTTCTGAGATGCAGCAAATTCGTCCTCAAGCTTCTGCTTCTTCTGATCCGTATCAGGAATGGATTCATTCACTGTTCCCGTATTTCCAAACCTGGAAACAACGCTATG GTTCAATTTATCTATACTCTACCGGATTGAAACAACATCTATACGTGGGGAAGCCAGAATTAATAAAAGATATAAACTTGCATACATCCCTAGATCTAGGCAGGCCTTCGTATCTAAGCAAACCACTAATGCCAATGCTTGGAAATGGCATCCTCAGAGCCAATGGACAACTATGGTCTTTCCAGAGAAATCTTATTGTTCCTGAATTCTTCATGTCCAAAATTAAG AACATGATAGATATTATGGAGGAATCTACAATAACAATTATCAAAAAATGGGAGAGTTGTATAAGTGAAAATGCAGAAAAGATTGCAGAGATAGTGATTGAAGTTGATTTGAAGATTCTCACAGAAGATATTATTTCAAAAGCTTGTTTTGGCAGCGATTACACACAAGGAAagcaaatattttcaaaattgaaAGACATGCAAGCTGCACTTTCAAAGCCTAGTATACTATTCGGATTTCTAAACCTAAG TTTTTTTCAAACTAAGGAAAGCAAAGAGATGTGGAAGTTGAAGAAAGAGGTGGACGAGTTGGTAATCAACATCGTCCACAATCGTGAAATACAAAACCGAGAGAACAATATAAACGAGAAACGGAGTGATCTATTACAAAAAATACTAGAAGGTGCTTCAAATGATGTCGGCCAGAACAAGAATCCAATAATTATAGATCTCTGCAAAAATATATACTTTGCTGGCTCTGAGTCAACCGCTCTTGCAATTTCTTGGACATTGCTGATGCTTGCATTACATCCGGAATGGCAACAACGCGTTCGTTCTGAAATTTTGGATACTTTCGATAACAGTTCGCCTTGTTTTTTTGACGACTCTAGCAAACTTCCAAAATTGAAAGTG CTAACAACTGTGATTCAAGAGAGTTTACGTCTATACGGACCTGGAGTGTTCGCGACAAGAGAAGTTTTAGCTGATATGAAGTTGGGAGACTTTGTGCTCCCTAAAGGGATCTTTACGTGGCTGTTCATTCCATCGCTGCATCGCGACACTGATAATTGGGGGCCGGATGCCACAACATTCAAGCCAGAAAGATTTGATAACGGTGTTTCTGCAGCTTGTAAGTATCCTCAAGCATATATACCATTTGGACTTGGGAGTCGAAGCTGTCTTGGTCAAAACTTTGCCATTACTCAAATGAAGATAATACTCAGTCTTCTTATTTATAATTTCTCATTTGAGGTTTCACCAAATTATAGGCATTTTCCTGTCTATAATATGCTGTTGATGCCAAAATATGGTTTAAAGCTTCTTGTTAGCAAGGTTGATAGCTCTGGAAAATGA